A section of the Opitutaceae bacterium genome encodes:
- the crcB gene encoding fluoride efflux transporter CrcB gives MRLYILVGLGGALGTVTRLYLSDVAARAWGPSFPWGTFFINVTGCLLIGFFVTATGLGGRWTLPAELRLAVSAGFCGGYTTFSAFSYQTLELFKDGAWARAGTYVLGSVVLCLAGVVLGHWLGILFNNRGA, from the coding sequence ATGAGACTCTATATTCTGGTCGGCCTCGGCGGCGCATTGGGGACGGTGACACGTCTCTATCTTTCCGACGTCGCAGCGCGTGCGTGGGGTCCCTCGTTTCCCTGGGGAACGTTTTTCATCAATGTGACGGGCTGCCTGCTCATTGGATTCTTTGTGACTGCAACCGGATTGGGCGGACGCTGGACATTGCCGGCTGAACTGCGGCTTGCGGTCAGCGCGGGATTCTGCGGCGGCTACACGACATTTTCAGCGTTCAGTTATCAGACGCTGGAACTTTTCAAGGACGGCGCCTGGGCCCGGGCCGGGACCTATGTTCTCGGCTCGGTGGTGCTATGCCTGGCGGGTGTGGTCCTTGGGCACTGGTTGGGGATCCTCTTCAACAACCGGGGTGCCTGA
- a CDS encoding class II aldolase/adducin family protein, producing the protein MPASAPATDLVDRLLHLSHQLGREERKLAILGEGNTSARRDGETFWVKASGSNLGSLSPADLTACRFAGLLPLLDRKRMSDQAIDEALFAARLDESARKPSVEAIFHAWLLTLPEVNFVGHCHPVAVNSLLCTAMGRTFARRRVFPDEVVCCGVESVYVPYADPGLKLAQAIRLATQAHIRRLARPPRLILLENHGLIALGSSPSSVLASTLMAVKAAEIFACALATGAKPRFLTAAQVLRIAGRPDEHYRQKALGI; encoded by the coding sequence ATGCCCGCGTCAGCCCCTGCCACAGACCTTGTCGATCGACTGCTACACCTTTCCCACCAACTGGGGAGGGAGGAGCGCAAATTGGCGATTCTGGGCGAGGGAAACACCTCGGCGCGCCGCGATGGGGAAACGTTCTGGGTCAAGGCAAGTGGTTCCAATCTGGGGTCGCTTTCGCCCGCTGATCTGACGGCCTGCCGTTTTGCCGGACTGCTGCCGCTGCTTGATCGCAAGCGCATGAGTGATCAGGCGATTGATGAGGCATTGTTTGCCGCGCGACTGGATGAGTCGGCGCGGAAACCTTCGGTTGAGGCGATTTTTCACGCCTGGCTGCTGACACTTCCGGAGGTGAACTTTGTGGGGCATTGTCATCCGGTGGCGGTGAATTCGCTCCTGTGCACCGCGATGGGACGCACGTTTGCGCGTCGCCGGGTTTTCCCGGATGAAGTCGTGTGCTGCGGTGTGGAGAGTGTTTATGTTCCCTACGCTGATCCTGGCTTGAAGCTCGCGCAGGCCATTCGGTTGGCAACGCAGGCGCACATCCGGCGACTCGCCCGGCCGCCTCGATTGATCCTCCTGGAGAACCACGGATTGATAGCCCTGGGTTCCAGTCCGTCCTCAGTTCTGGCTTCGACCCTCATGGCGGTGAAGGCGGCGGAGATTTTCGCCTGCGCGCTTGCGACGGGTGCAAAGCCGCGGTTCCTGACGGCGGCGCAGGTCTTGCGCATCGCGGGCCGTCCGGACGAGCATTACCGCCAGAAGGCGCTTGGCATTTGA